The following proteins are co-located in the Vidua macroura isolate BioBank_ID:100142 chromosome 29, ASM2450914v1, whole genome shotgun sequence genome:
- the LOC128820619 gene encoding atypical chemokine receptor 1-like — MGNCIPVTPGILETPGTLDLEEIMGDLSSYNDTYSNDTFLDYDATPCHNRFCPLFQRVAPPFLAATSAAAALATGALLVALAKRPQAWRWPQSRALVAQLALGTALFAALLPALAAGVAWGWHLGTGLCRLTHFLWHWSVFAQALLVASSSCGTAWARWDPRSRRLAVVLWAVALLLATPAALVSGVAAGTACVQRSVGILAPAYLLHLALCLCLLLLLPAGLLLAALAVPRLRASWATGAGLTWLFLGLWGPYGAGLAAEFLLQAGLLEPTCGSFEHFDLALGLSEGLGVLHCGLGPLAQLLARRCRRDAGAAGGC, encoded by the exons ATGGGCAATTGTATCCCCGTG ACCCCCGGCATCCTGGAGACCCCGGGCACCCTGGACCTGGAGGAAATCATGGGCGACCTCTCCTCCTACAACGACACTTACAGCAACGACACCTTCCTGGACTACGACGCCACACCCTGCCACAACCGCTTCTGTCCACTCTTCCAGCGCGTGGCTCCCCCTTTCCTGGCCGCCACCTCCGCCGCGGCCGCGCTGGCCACCGGCGCCTTGCTGGTGGCCCTGGCCAAGCGTCCCCAGGCGTGGCGGTGGCCGCAGAGCCGCGCGTTGGTGGCACAGCTGGCGCTGGGCACGGCGCTGTTTGCGGCGCTGCTGCCGGCGCTGGCCGCGGGCGTGGCGTGGGGCTGGCACCTTGGCACGGGGCTGTGTCGCCTCACGCACTTCCTGTGGCACTGGAGCGTCTTCGCCCAGGCGCTGCTGGTGGCCAGCAGCTCTTGCGGCACCGCCTGGGCTCGCTGGGATCCCCGGAGCCGCCGCCTGGCCGTGGTCCTGTGGGCAGTGGCGCTGCTCTTGGCCACGCCGGCCGCTCTGGTCAGCGGCGTGGCGGCGGGCACCGCCTGCGTCCAGCGCAGCGTGGGCATCCTGGCACCGGCGTACCTGCTGCACCTGgccctctgcctctgcctgctgctgctgctgcccgcggggctgctgctggccgcGCTGGCCGTGCCGCGCCTCAGGGCGAGCTGGGCGACCGGAGCCGGGCTCACGTGGCTCTtcctggggctctgggggccCTACGGAGCGGGGCTGGCCGCGGAGTTCCTGCTGCAGGCCGGGCTGCTGGAGCCCACCTGCGGCTCCTTCGAGCACTTCGACCTCGCGCTGGGGCTGagcgaggggctgggggtgctgcacTGCGGCCTCGGGCCCCTGGCGCAGCTGCTcgcccggcgctgccgccgcgATGCCGGTGCTGCCGGGGGCTGCTGA